Within Bradymonas sediminis, the genomic segment GAAAATAAAAGCCTGTTTACCTGAGACGCCTTGACGTCCCCATCGCGGATAAGGATTCTGGCGCGGTCCCGAGCTTTGCTATCGTGCGCCCCTAAAAGCAAGCGCATTCGATTACTTATACCCAGCGAGTACCCCCATGGCCGCCGACGCGCCGAACACCCCCGAATCTACGCCATCTAAAGATAATTTCGTGGTGCGCCAGCTGCACCGCATGGCCGAGATGGGCAACCGCCTGCCGGACCCGCTCACGCTCTTTGCCCTGATGGCGCTGGCGGTGGTCTTGGCGTCGGCCGCGCTGTCGGGCACCAGCGTGACGGTGCTCGAGGGCACCCCGCAGGCGCAATCCCACGAGGTCCTAAGCCTGCTGAGCTGGGAGGGCATCCGCTGGATGTTCCTCAACGCCATCGACAACTTCATGGGCTTTGCGCCGCTGGGCCCGGTGCTCACGGTGATGCTCGGCATCGGCATCGCCGAGCGCACCGGTTTTGTGACGATGGGCTTGCGGGTGCTGGTCGAGTCGGTGCCCAAAAGCCTGATCACCGCGACGCTTATCTTCGCGTGTGTCATGAGCTCGATGGTCGCCGACGCCGGTTATATCGTGCTCACGCCCCTGGGCGCGCTGATCTTCGCCGGCCTGGGGCGCCACCCCATCGCCGGGCTCGCCGCGGCCTACGCGGGCGTCTCCGGCGGGTTTAGCGCCAACCTTTTGATCACCGGCTTGGACCCGATGCTCGCGCGCCTGACCGGCCAGGCCGCCCAGATCATCGACCCGAGCTATGCCGTCAACGCCACCTCAAATTATTATTTCATGGTCGCCTCGACCGTCTTCGTGACCGCGGTGGGCACCTGGGTCACCACGAAATTTGTCGAGCCGATGCTCGGCGAGTGGGACCCGGCGCAGGCCTCGGAGCCGCTGGAGAGCGTGGAGGTGGTCGACGGCGACGAGCGCCGAAACTTCCTGATCTCGATGGGCGTCGCGGCCCTGGTCGCCGCCGGCATCGCCTTTCTGGGCGCCTGGAGCGGCTCGCCGCTGCGCGACCCCATCGCCGAGGGCGACCCGGCCATCAACACGCTCAACTCCTACTTCCAATCGGTCGAGGTCCTGATCGCGCTGCTCTTTATGATCCCCGGCATCGTCTATGGCGTGCTCAATAAGAGCATCAAGAACGACAAAGACGTCGCCAAGATGGCCTCCGAGACCATGGGCACCATGGGCTCCTATATCGTGCTCGCCTTCGTCGCCGGGCAATTCATCGCGTATTTCTCCTGGTCGAAGATCGGCGTGGTCACGGCGGTCAAGGGCGCCATCCTGCTCGAGAGCCTCAACCTCAGCGGCATCGTGCTGCTGCTCGCCTTTATGGCCGTCAGCGCCGTGCTGAACCTCTTCGTGGGCAGCGCCAGCGCCAAATGGGCCTTTATGGCGCCCATTTTTGTGCCGATGCTGATGATGATGGACCTGAGCCCCGAGGCCGTCCAAGCCGCCTACCGTGTGGGCGACTCGGTCACCAATATCATCACACCGCTGATGCCGTATTTGCCCATCATCATCGTCTTCGCCCAGCGCTACGTGAAGGATATCAAGATCGGCACCGTCCTCACCGTCATGCTGCCGTACTCGGTGGCGTTTGCCATCGGCTGGTCGATTCTGTTCATCGTGTGGGTATTTTTGGGCATCCCGCTGGGGCCGGGCGTTGGGGTGAGCTACGCGCCGATGCCGTGACTCGAATCGGGACGTCCCGCTCGCGCGTCGCCGGTCGACGGCTCGGTGGGTATTGGGCTCCTTAAACTCGGCCGACGGTCACCTCAAACGCGTTTCGCTCCGGCTTGCTGACCTGTAGATTGCCGACGGTCCGCGCGTCACCGGCGTGGCGGGTCCGATAGCGGTCCACCAAGATATCGATCATCTCGAGCGTCTCCGGGTCGGCGCGATTAGCGCCCAGTTGTTCGCGCAGCTCCGCCAGCACGCCGCCTTCGGGGCTCTCGGCGTCGATGGCCAGGACATTCCAGATCGTGAGCGCAAAGGACAGGGCGTTTTCAAACTCGTCGGCCGAGGTCTCCGAGTGGGCGCGCTTGGTGATCGGCTGGGCGAAGTCCAGAAAGGTCAGCGTCAACTCAGGGTCGTGTATTTTCAGGTCTTTTGAGGGGCTCATTCCAATTCCGATAGATTCGTGGTGAAGGGGATAGGCCGGCGGTCAAGCCGGTCGCCAGGATGGTAATACCGAGCCCCCTGGAGAGCAAGATCTCGCCGCGCACCTGCGACGCGCCACAAAAACCCACCCACCGCAAACCCACCACGCCGCGCACCCGCGACGCCCGGCAAGAACCCAACAAATGCGCAACAACACCCAACAACCTCGCACCGCATCGCCGCCCCGACGCCCCCCTTCTGTCGCTACGCGACATCTTCCCCAGAGGGGAAGATCTACGGTTACTTCGCTGTTTCTCCTCTGGTTTATGAGGGCGCTAAATCGCCTTAAATATTGGAATGAAACACTCTGGGTCGATGTTCTTCGGTTCGAGTGTGAGCACCCTAATTATGGAGTAAAACGATGTTCCTAGACCCTATCTATTTGCTCATCATGGGCGTTGGTTTCGTGCTGAGCCTGGGCGCCCAATTCTGGGTAAAAAACCGCGTCAACAAATGGCTCAAGGTCCCGACCAGCCGCGGGATGACCGGGCGCGATGTCGCCCAGGAGATCCTGCGCGTCAAAGGCATCACGGACGTGACCGTGGAGCAGACCCCGGGTTTTCTGTCCGACCACTACGACCCGAGCTCGCGCACGCTGCGGCTTAGCCCCGACATCTATAACGGACGCTCGGTGACCGCCGCCGGCATCGCCGCCCACGAGGTCGGCCACGCCATCCAGCACAAGGAAGGCTATTGGCCGATGACCATCCGCCAGAAGATGGTGCCGGTGGCCAATATCGGCACGAACCTGGGCGTCTGGATCATGATCGCCGGGCTCTTTATCGGCATCACCGGCCTGGCCAAAGTCGGCGTGTTGCTCTTCGCGGGCTTTGTCGGCTTCACCGTGGTGACACTCCCGGTTGAGTTCGACGCCTCGGCGCGCGCCAAACGCGCGGTGGCCGACTATAATATCGTCGGGCCGCGCGAATTGGGCGGGGTCAGCCAGGTGCTGACCGCGGCGGCCGCGACCTATGTGGCCGCCGCGGTGTCGGCGATTCTGCAGCTTTTGTATTGGTTGTACCGGCTGGGGCTGCTGGGTGGGCGGCGTGATTAGCGCACCACTCTAGCTAGAAATTTGGCCCCAAAAAGCCCGCGTAGCTTAGCCATCCTTAAGCGACTCAAAGCCTGCGATCAGGTCAAAAAGCTCGGCGTCGATATTGTCTTTGCGCAGGCGGTGATAGGAGCGGGTCATCTCTTCGAGCAGGCCGTCAATATTCTTCTCGGCGCGTTGCATGGCGGCCAGGCGGCTGGCGTTTTCGCTGGCAAGGGACTCCGCGCAGGCGCGAAAGAGCGAGACGAATAGGTATTCGCGCACCAGGGCGGGGAGGGTGTTTTGGGCGCCATTGAGCACCTGCGCCGGCAGGTTGGTCGGCCAGGCGATGGCGCTAAGTTCGCGGCTCCACGCGGCGTCGAGCGGCAATAGGCGCTGGCTCACCGGAGTGTAAGTGGCCGGGCCGGTGGGCTGGTTATGAAAGAGGTAGATCTCCTTGAGTTCGCCGGCTGCGCGGCGCTCCTCGAGCTCCGAGAGCACCGTCGCGATGAGCGGCGAGATGGCCTGAATCGAGCCTGGCAGCCGGAAATGTGCCGTGGACTCAAGCGCCGAGTCCTGCAGCCGATGCCCCACGCGCTCGCCGACCACCCACACAGACCTTTTGTCCGCAATCTCGCTCATTTCCTCTAGGACGTATTCGGCCATCACCTCGTTGAATTGGCCGACCAATCCCTGGTCGGAGCCGAACACGATGGCGACCACGTTTCCGCCGTCGGACAGGCTCAGGCTCGTCTGAATGTCGCGCATCGCCGGGTCGCGAAAACAGGCCGAGAGACCGAGTTGGACGGTATGATAATAGTCGTCTAGCGAACGCACGGCGTTCTCGTATTGGGTCACACTTGAGGCCGCGACGGCCTTCATGGTGCGCACCACGCCGTGCAAATCCGTGGCGCTGCCGATCTTTTGGAGCAGGCTTCCGGTGGTCTCACTCATGACTTCTGCCGCGTCTGCGCCAGGGCAACCTCCTCGGCCACAAGGAAGGGCTTGAGGGCTTTTTTGGCCAGCCCAATCAAAATGTCGCGGTCCTCGGGGCCCAACTTTTGACTCCCCCCAAAGAGCCTGCTCAGGCTCTCCGGGATATCTTTTGTCGCCTTTTTGAGCGCCGCTTGCGCCTCGACCATCTCGGTCAGGGGGACGCCGTCAAAGAGCCCCTCACTGAGGGCGAGCAACACGAGGATCTGGCCGGGGACCGAGACCGGGGCGAGCTCGGGTTGCTTAAGGCAGGCGCGAATGCGCCGACCGTGGTCGATGGTCTGTTGGGTGCTCTCGTCGAGTCGCGCGCCGAAGCGCGCGAAAGTCTCGAGCTCTTCGAATTGCGCGTAGGCGAGCTTAAGGTTGCCGGTGACCGCGCGATACGCGGCGCGCTGCGCCTTGCCGCCGACGCGCGAGACGGACTTGCCCACGTCGACCGCGGGCAGCACGCCCAGCTCAAAGAGCGTCGGGGACAGATAGATCTGGCCGTCGGTAATGGAGATCAAATTCGTCGGGATATAATCCGAGATATTCTGGGCCTCGGTCTCAATCACGGGCAACGCGGTGAGTGAGCCGCCGCCGCGCTCATCGTTGAGGCGGGTGGAGCGCTCCAGCAGGCGGGAGTGAATATAGAAAATATCGCCAGGGAACGCCTCGCGCCCGGGCGGGCGGCGCAATAAGAGCGACAGCTCGCGGTAGCTTCGCGCGTGCTGGGTGAGGTCGTCATAGACGATCAGGACATCCCGGCCCGCCTCCATAAAGTGCTCGGCGATGCTGGTCGCGGCGTAGGGGGCGATATAGGCGAGCCCGGGCGGATCGTTACCCTCGGTGACGACCACCACGCTGTAGGACAGCGCGTCGTGCTCCCGCAAGGTGGCCACGACCCGCGCGACCGCCGCCGCGCGCTGGCCGATCGCGCAGTATACGCAGACCACATCCTGGCCGCGCTGGTTAATAATCGTGTCGAGCGCGATGGCCGTCTTGCCGGTCTGGCGGTCGCCGAGGATCAGCTCGCGCTGGCCTCGCCCGATGGGCACCAGGGCGTCGACGACTTTAACGCCGGTCTGCAGCGGCACGGTGACCGGCGACCGGTCCATAATCGCCGGGGCGGGGCGCTCGATGGGGAGGCGCCCGGAGGTGGGCACCGGGCCCAGCTCGTCGAGGGGGCGCCCGAGGGGGTCGATGACGCGCCCGAGCACGCCGGCCCCGACCGGAACATCCATGACCCGCCCGGTGCGCTCGACCTCGTCGCCGGCGTGCAGATGCGAGTATTGCCCGAGCAGCACGCAGCCAACTTCGTCCTCATCGACGTTAAAGGTGATGCCCTGAACGCCGCCGGGGAATTGCACGAGCTCCTCGACGCCGACGCCGGGCAGCCCGGTGATATGCGCGATGCCGGTCGAAACGCTCACGATGCGCCCGACCTCGCGCGGCTTGAGGTCCGGTGCGCTCTGCTCGCGCGCCGTGTCGGCCGCCGAGAACATCCGGTCGAAGGCCCCCTTGAGTGTCTCAGACGAGTTCATAATTCTTCCCAGCGTGGAGCCTGGGCTTGTGCTCACCCAGAATCTCGGAAATATTCTTCTCCATCTCGACGAGATATTCGGAGATGCTCCAGGCGACCTTAAAGCCATCCAGCATCAACTCGATCCCGGCGATCAGGCCGTCAACGGTTTTAAATTCCACAGCGGCCGGCGCGCCGAAGACCTGGCTGAGGGTTGCGCGAAGGGCGTCTTTTTGCGCGTCCCCGAGCTCAAAGGCGCTCTGGATAAGCATCGGCTGCGCGTCGTCTCCCGCCGTCGCCCGAAGGTTGTCGACGCTGGCCGGGTCCAGCCCGCGCAGGCGCTCGCCGAACAGCTCCACGATGCGCGCCTCAAGGCTGACCCCGGCCAGCTCTTTGAGGACCTTGCGCGTGGTCGCGAAGACGGCGTCGCGGCTCTGGCCGGTGATGATATTTTGCAGGGACTGGAACTCGCTGCGCAGCGCCTCCTCGCGCTCGGCGCGAATTCGCTCGGCGGCCCGGCGACCCTGGTCGACCAGGCGCTGGCGCTCTTCGGCGGCCTCGACGTGCGCCTGGCGCAAGAGCGCGTCGCGCTCGGCGTCCAATTGCGCGCTCTTTTGCTGAAATTTCTCATGCTGCGCGTCGGCCAGCGACTGTTTGGCCGCCGCGTCGGCGAGCTCGGTCGCGATCTTGTGCTCACGTGCGTCGATGGCGTTCAAGATCGGCAGATAGAGGAAGCGCTTGAGCAACCACACCAACACCAGGAAATTGAGCATCTGCGCAACGACTGTAAACCAATCGACAACCATAGATTATTGCCCCGCGACTTGAGCAAGCGCAGTGTTCCAGAACGGATTGGCGAAGATCAGAATCATCGACACGACGAAGCAGTAGATCGCCGTGGATTCAACCATCGCCAGGCCGACGAATAGCGTTCGGGTAATAGTCGGCGCCGCGTCGGGCTGCTGGGCCAGCGAGGTCAGCGCCGCGACCACGGCTTTTCCCTCAGCGTACGCCGGCACCATCGTGCCGATCGCGGTCGCCAACGCGCTCATGATGATTGATGCCACAGCGATTGTTGTCATTGCTTCCATGGTTTTCCCCTATGTGTTCTCAAGCGTTTTAGTGGGCTCGGTTTTAGTGCTGCGAATCGCGGCGGCGATATAGACCGCCGCCAAAATAAAGAAAATATACGCCTGAACCATGCCGGTGAGCAGGCCCAGCGCGGTCATAATGATCGGAAAGAAGAAGGGCGTAATAGCCAATAGGATCGCCAAGATCAGCCCGCCGCTCATCATATTCCCGAACAGGCGAACCGCCAGCGCGAGGGTGCGCGAGATCTCCCCGATCAGGTTGAAGGGCAACATGATAAAGGTCGGCTGCGTATAGGTTTTTAGGTACCCCAGCAAGCCGCGGTCCAGGACGCCGAAAAGCGGAATCGCGATAAATACGCACACGGCCAGGGCGGTCGTGGTGGACAGCGACCCGGTGGGCGGCTCGAAGCCGGGCACGATGGTCAGCAGGCTCGAGGTCGCGATGAAGAGAAATAGGGTGCCCAAAAAGCCTAGATATTTCCGGCCGTTATCGATGCCCACCTCTTCGATCTGGTCGACGATCGTGGTGACCACAATTTCGAGCGCGTTTTGCCAGCGCGAGCGCTGCAAGCCCGTCGATAGCCGGCGGGTGATGAGCTTCGAGCCGACCACCAGGAGCAACATCAACGCCCAGGTGAAGACGATGGTCGCGTTGAGGCGCACGTCGCCGTATTCCAAAAAGATGATTTCATCGGGACTAAGGCGCATGCGTGGGCTCCGGGGTCAATGGCGCGTGTAGTTCCGTCACCCGCGTTATCACAGCGCGCGCCAAAAGGAACCCGGCCAGGCAGGCGACGATGCGCTGCCATTGGCCGCCGCCGACCAGGTAAAAACCACCGACCGTGACCACCATGCGCAGCACGAAGCTACCCACAGCCCACAGGGCGGGGCGCGCGGAGGTCGTCACCTTTTGGACCGTCCACCAGAGACTGCCAAAAAAGAGCCCCCCCAGCGCGACGCCGCCCAGGCCGGCCAAGAACCAAATAAATGCGTCATTCATCGCTATCCTCGCTATCCTCGTTGATCTCGTTGCTCTCGCGATTGAGCCAATGCCAGGCGTTCAGACACCCGATCACAAGCCCCGTGGTGAGCAGCGCAAGCGTCCATGAGCGCCCGCTGGGGTCGCGCTCGTCGAGCCAGATACCCAGCGCCGCCCCCAGCAGCGTCGGCACCGTGACTGACCACCCGATCAGCCCCATCATCCCGAGGCCAAACCACACGCTCGTTTTTCCCTTGCGCCGGGCGTCGAGCTTTCTTTTGGCCTTGCGATCGATGCGATTGGCCAGGGCCGGCCGGCCGGGGTCGGGCTGTTTTTGCGGCGTATCACTCATTATGAAAGCTCACCAGTCTGCGCATAAAGCCGACCTCTAACCGGGCCATGGCCGAGCGCAAGACTTGCTCATGCTCGGTCAGGGTCAGAAATTCTTCTTCGACCGCGTTTCGCAGTTTTTCCAGGTCGACGCCGCCGATGGCGCGGCGCGCCGACACGGTGACCACCGAGCCCGCTTTGACCAAAACACCTTCGTCGATGGCCACAAAGACCTCCTGGGCGTCGTCGGTCTCATAGGTAAAGATCCCCGGCTCCAGCGCCGCCACACAGTCCAACCGGCGCGGCAGGATCCCGAAGGAGCCGCCGGGGGTCTCGGCCACGATGCGCACGACATTTTGCTCAAGGGCGAAGACCTTGGCAGGCAACAGGATTTTGAGCGTCATGGAGCTCATGCTCAAGCCACGCTGGTCTTGGTCGAGGCCTGGTATTTGGCGACGGCGTCGTCGACCGTGCCGACCATATAAAAAGCGCTCTCCGGATAATCTAAAAACTCGTCGCCCAAGATGCGCTCGCAGCCCGAAAGGGCGTCTTCGAGCGGGACCAGGGTACCCGACATGCCCGTAAATTGCTCGGTGGTGAAGAACGGCTGCGTCAAGAAACGCTCTAATTGCCGCGCGCGCGTGACCACCTTGCGGTCCTGGCCGGAGAGCTGCTCCAGCCCGAGCATCGCGATGATATCTTTGAGCTCGGCGTATTGGGCGAGGGTGCGCCGCACGTCCTGTGCCACCCGGTAATGGCGCTCGCCGACGATATTCGGGGCGATCATCTTCGAGTTCGACTGCAGCGGGTCCACCGCGGGGAACAGCCCCTCGCTGGCGCGCTCGCGCGACAACACCAGCGTGGCCGACAGGTGCGAGAAGGTGTGCACCGCCGCCGGATCGGTGAAATCATCGGCGGGGACATAGACCGCCTGAATCGAGGTAATTGCGCCGTTTTCGGTGTTGGCGATGCGCTCTTCGAGCGCCGACAATTCCGTGCCCATCGTCGGCTGATACCCCAGGCGAGACGGCATTTGACCCATCAGACCCGAGACCTCCGAGCCGGCTTGAATGAAGCGAAAGATATTGTCGATAAGAAGCAGCACGTCGCGGTGCTCATCGTCGCGAAAATACTCCGCCATGGTGAGCGCGGCGTGGCCGACCCTGAAGCGACAGCCGGGCGGCTCGTTCATCTGCCCGAAGATCATCACCATCTTCGAGAGCACCCCGGCCTCGCTCATCTCGCGGTACAGCTCCTCGCCCTCGCGGCAGCGCTCGCCGATGCCGCAGAAGATGCTCACCCCGTCGTGGTGGCCGATCATATTGTGGATCATCTCGGTGAGCAGCACGGTCTTGCCGACCCCCGCGCCCCCGAATAACCCGGCCTTGCCGCCGCGCTCCAGCGGGACGAGGATGTCGATGGCCTTGATCCCGGTCTGAAAAACCTCGGACGTCGTCGAGCGCCGCGCCAGCGGGGGCGGCGGGTTATGCACCGAGCGCCACTCCACGTCCTCGGGCTGGGGCAGCCGGTCGATGGCGTCGCCAAACACGTCAAACATCCGCGAGAGAATCCCCGGGCCCACTGGCACCTTGAGCGGCGCGCCGGTATTCTCGACCATTTCGCCGCGCCCCAGCCCCTGGGTCGGCGTCAGCGCGATACCTCGCACCGTGGTCGCGTCGCGCTGGGCGAGGACTTCGATGATGATCTCGCCGTCATGGGCGGTCAGGACCGTGTGAATTTGCGGCAGGTTGCGGTCGAATTCGACATCGACAACGCTGCCACGAATCGCCACGACCTTGCCTTGTTGCACATCCTTCATTGTTTTCTCCAGATCAGTTTGCCCGCCCGCAACATACATCATTACGAAATATATAGATATGGCTGGGCGAGCCCGCTAGCACGAGCGCCCGCGGCGCGACGGCGTACTGAAGGAACGCCAGGGGCGGGCGATCTGGTCAGTGGTTGCGCTCAGAGTTCCAGCAGACCATCCGGAATCCTGAGTTGATTCTTATCATTCTTGCCTCGGCACAGCACTTTTATCTCAGGGGTCAACGCGCAACTATGGTCGCGGCCCGCCGCGACCGCGCTAAACTCACCGGCGTGCGTGATGAGACGGGGAGGGGTACCATTTTGCCCCCAACAGGTCACCGTATCCTTCGCATGTTGGCGCCGAATCGCGCAGGTATGCACGTATCCGGCCGCGACTGATAGAAACTCGGGGTTTTGCTGCGATTCCGCCCCATAATTCGAGGGGTCTCCCCAACAAGCCACCGAATTGGCGATATGCGGGTCCGTATCGTCGAGAATACCGCAGGCAAAGGTAGCGCCGGCCGAGATCGATTTAAATTTGCGCTTGAGATCCGACGCGTTGTCGGGCGAGGCAACCCCCGTCCCCCAACAACTGACCGTCGAATCCTCGACCGCAATTCCGCAGGTATAGCCATCTCCGGCCGAGATGGTTCGACGAGCTTAGCGCGGTGTCCCAAATCGCAAATATTGCGCCAAAAGCATCGCTTAGCAGGCCTTGGGGCACAACGCCCCTGGGAGGGCGTGACCTGGCGGGGCGAAAGATCGGGACAGGTTAGAAAAAATCGACCTGCTCAACGACAGCGTCGGTCTGTCTCCTGGCAGGCAAACCGCACATGAAAATGCTTGTGGTGGCCGCGCGCATGGCGCACGATCGCGTCGCCGCCGCTATAAGCGGGGTATTGAAAGACGCGGTCCACCCACTCCTCGGTGGCGCCCTGGGCCAGGGCTTCGGCGCGCAGGGTGCGCTGATGCCAGCGGTCGATGAAGATATACTCGACGTGGCCGCCGTCGAGCAGGTCCTTGAGGATGACCAGCAGCTTCTTGGCGTCCAGCTCGTTTCGGCGCACATGGCCAAAGCGGCGCAGGGTCTTTGCGGCGTTCTTGCGCGGGTAGCTGATGTCGATGTCGCGCCCGGTGCGATGCGAGGCGTGAGGGTGAATCTTTCGGCCGACGCGGAAGCTGATATCCCCGACCATCAGCGGTTCGCTGTCGGGGTAGGCTTTGCCGTAATTATTGAGCACACGGCTGACTTCGCTGACCGTATAATAGGTGCCGAAGGCTCGGTGCGGGTAGAGGATGCGATAATAGGGGCTGTCGGGGAGCGGCTCGCCGTTGAAGAGGCGGCCGCGATTGGCCGCGCCGTAGCTCTTCGAGAAGGTATCGGGGTCGCGCTCCCAGACGCGGATGCGCTGGCCTGGGCTCAAGTCATTGAGGTTGACCCCGGGGTTCAGCCGCTGCAGCGACGCGTTGTTGAGCCGGTACATTTGGCGCAGGCGCTTGAGCGTCTCGCCGGGCAGGATGGTGTGCCATAATTCGTTGAGTTGCTGGGTCTGAACGACCGGCTTTCCGTCTTCGATGGGCCAGGCGGCGGGGTCATCGGGCAACTTCCAGCGCTCGTCGCGAATGCGCCGGGCGATGCGCTCCAGGGTCCCGGGCTCCATGATCGCGTTGAGGGCGACCGGCCCCAGGCCGGCGGAGGCCAGCGAGAGGCTGCTGGCGACCGAGGGCGGCGGCGCCTGGGCCTCGGCGGGGGCAAGGTTTGCGTTTGGCGTCAAGACCGCCACCGCGACCACCACCAGACTCAGGCTTAGACTACGCAGCCCGACGCCGACATTCCATCGGCGCTGAGGGGGTGTCACGTGTTTTTGCATGCTATTATTTGATTCGAATCGCATAGAAATTATCGAGCGAAAGGAAGCGAGTAATAATCGCCAGGGGCACACACGACATCGGTGGCGCGCTCGCAGAGGAGACCGGTGAAATATGTCGTTCTCAGTCGTACGCTATGGTCCTAAAAGTGCTCACGTGCTTGATTCCGGCAACGCCACGAATCACGCAGGCGTTTTCTACATAGCGGGAGTTTTGGCGCCCGACAAGGAGACTGCCAGGGAATTTATTCCATCACTCAAACGATTGGCGTATATAACTCGCCGATGCGAGTCGCATTTTGTGGGCATATTATGCTATGCGCGTGTCGGAACAAAAGCCAAACCTTTTTCGCAGCGCGACTCGATTGGTTTGATGCGCACTTGCCGCACGGTGGCGTCTTCCTTATGTTGTCGGCGTCAGGCGTCATTTTCTGAACTATCGGAGTAATTATGGGACTTCTCGACTTTCTATTTGACAAAGAACAAGCGCAAGTGCGTCGGATTCAAAAACTCAAGAAAACGCTCACCAACATGTATGTGCAGCCGCCGGAGCGTAAATACGCGATCCAGACGCTGCGCGACGAGGGCACGCCCGACGCGGTGCGCGCGCTCCTGGCGCGTTTTGAGGATAACGCCCCCAACACCACGGTCGACGGCGACGAGAAGACCTACGTCTATGAGTCTCTGGTGAGCATGTCCGCCGACCCGGATCTCGACGTGCGCGGGATCATCACCAATTACCTGCGCGGGCGCGAAGAGAAGATCAACTGGCCGATGAAGGTCCTCACCGACCTGCTCGACTACCAGGAGATGATCAGCCTGGTGTGCGAGCTGCTGGAATCCTGCGGCGCCGACTACCAGCGAAACCCCGAGAAAAAGCAAGAGCTGGTGCTTCGCAGCGCGGACCTGCGCAGCGAAGAGCTCAGCGAGCAATTGCTGCGCTTCCTCGACGACCTCAACGAGACGATCCGTTTCCTGGCGGTCGAGGCGCTGCTCAAGCATGACTTCAAAGATCTCATCGAAGCGCCGCTGCGCGAGCGTCTGCGCGAAGAGGAGTCGCTTCGCATCGTCCAGAAAATCGCCGATGCCTTCGCCGCCAACCCCGAGTGGAAGATTCCGGAGGAGGAGCGCGAAGACGTCGAGGCCGTATTGCCCAACGAGTTCGCGCTGCACACCGAAGGCTATATCTATCAGCGACACGCCTAATTCTCCGGGGCCCCAGCGGCCCAAGATGCTGCGAGACGCGCGATGCCTTTGAGCTTTGCAACCCGGCCCGGTGAGCTAAACGCCCCGGATGATATCGACCTACCCGCCCAGGTCCGCTCGGCGCAGTTTCTAAGCGCCTGGTCGGGCTCTGCGCTCTACGGCCACCAGCGCCCGCTTCGGCTTGGCGGGGTCTTCGTTGAGTCGGCCGGTGTCGTCCTGGGGCTTCGCAGTTGGAATGACGCCCGTGAGGGCGTCATCGACACGGTGCCCTACGCGATTTTCGAAGTCGAAAAGATCGTGCGCATGATGCTGCACCAGAGCGGGCTGGCCTTCGAGATTCTGGCC encodes:
- a CDS encoding AtpZ/AtpI family protein; its protein translation is MSDTPQKQPDPGRPALANRIDRKAKRKLDARRKGKTSVWFGLGMMGLIGWSVTVPTLLGAALGIWLDERDPSGRSWTLALLTTGLVIGCLNAWHWLNRESNEINEDSEDSDE
- a CDS encoding F0F1 ATP synthase subunit epsilon, producing MTLKILLPAKVFALEQNVVRIVAETPGGSFGILPRRLDCVAALEPGIFTYETDDAQEVFVAIDEGVLVKAGSVVTVSARRAIGGVDLEKLRNAVEEEFLTLTEHEQVLRSAMARLEVGFMRRLVSFHNE
- the atpD gene encoding F0F1 ATP synthase subunit beta — protein: MKDVQQGKVVAIRGSVVDVEFDRNLPQIHTVLTAHDGEIIIEVLAQRDATTVRGIALTPTQGLGRGEMVENTGAPLKVPVGPGILSRMFDVFGDAIDRLPQPEDVEWRSVHNPPPPLARRSTTSEVFQTGIKAIDILVPLERGGKAGLFGGAGVGKTVLLTEMIHNMIGHHDGVSIFCGIGERCREGEELYREMSEAGVLSKMVMIFGQMNEPPGCRFRVGHAALTMAEYFRDDEHRDVLLLIDNIFRFIQAGSEVSGLMGQMPSRLGYQPTMGTELSALEERIANTENGAITSIQAVYVPADDFTDPAAVHTFSHLSATLVLSRERASEGLFPAVDPLQSNSKMIAPNIVGERHYRVAQDVRRTLAQYAELKDIIAMLGLEQLSGQDRKVVTRARQLERFLTQPFFTTEQFTGMSGTLVPLEDALSGCERILGDEFLDYPESAFYMVGTVDDAVAKYQASTKTSVA
- a CDS encoding RCC1 domain-containing protein, with translation MACWGDPSNYGAESQQNPEFLSVAAGYVHTCAIRRQHAKDTVTCWGQNGTPPRLITHAGEFSAVAAGRDHSCALTPEIKVLCRGKNDKNQLRIPDGLLEL
- a CDS encoding penicillin-insensitive murein endopeptidase; translated protein: MRFESNNSMQKHVTPPQRRWNVGVGLRSLSLSLVVVAVAVLTPNANLAPAEAQAPPPSVASSLSLASAGLGPVALNAIMEPGTLERIARRIRDERWKLPDDPAAWPIEDGKPVVQTQQLNELWHTILPGETLKRLRQMYRLNNASLQRLNPGVNLNDLSPGQRIRVWERDPDTFSKSYGAANRGRLFNGEPLPDSPYYRILYPHRAFGTYYTVSEVSRVLNNYGKAYPDSEPLMVGDISFRVGRKIHPHASHRTGRDIDISYPRKNAAKTLRRFGHVRRNELDAKKLLVILKDLLDGGHVEYIFIDRWHQRTLRAEALAQGATEEWVDRVFQYPAYSGGDAIVRHARGHHKHFHVRFACQETDRRCR